The Gammaproteobacteria bacterium genome contains a region encoding:
- a CDS encoding argininosuccinate synthase, whose protein sequence is MAMRVALAYSGGLDTSVIARWLVEHYEAEVVCVAVDVGQPGGLAGLREKALASGAVAFHGVDAREDFVSSYVWPTLRAGAVYGRKYLLGTSMARPLIARRQVEVARAAGANAVSHGCTGKGNDQVRFELTYRALAPELEVIAPWREWDLASREDALAYARSRGIDLTGVDEEKLYSCDENLWHISYEGGPLEDPTFEPEKEMFLWTVSPMDAPDDAERVEIEFEEGYPVSVNGERLDPAELLKALNAAGGRHGVGRADIVEDRLVGMKSRGVYETPGGTILYAALKELEELTLHRRSIALKDLVADRYADLVYEGRWWTPEREAIDALVDVLMRRATGSVTMELYKGSARSVSRTSPRSLYDGDLASFGESGSGDYDQSDAAGFIRLFSLSLEYPEAGE, encoded by the coding sequence ATGGCAATGAGGGTGGCGCTCGCCTATTCCGGCGGGCTCGATACGTCGGTCATCGCCCGGTGGCTTGTCGAGCACTACGAGGCGGAAGTGGTCTGCGTGGCGGTCGACGTGGGCCAGCCGGGAGGGCTTGCCGGTCTGCGGGAGAAGGCCCTCGCCAGCGGCGCCGTGGCCTTCCACGGGGTGGACGCGCGCGAAGACTTCGTGTCCTCCTACGTCTGGCCGACGCTCCGCGCCGGGGCGGTCTACGGTCGCAAGTATCTGCTGGGAACCTCGATGGCGCGGCCGCTCATCGCGCGCCGGCAGGTGGAGGTGGCGCGGGCCGCGGGCGCGAACGCGGTGTCGCACGGATGCACCGGCAAGGGCAACGACCAGGTGCGCTTCGAGCTCACCTACCGCGCGCTCGCCCCGGAGCTCGAGGTCATCGCCCCCTGGCGCGAGTGGGACCTCGCTTCGCGGGAGGACGCCCTCGCCTATGCGCGCTCGCGGGGCATCGATCTGACGGGCGTCGACGAGGAGAAGCTCTATTCCTGCGACGAGAATCTCTGGCACATCTCCTATGAGGGCGGCCCGCTCGAGGACCCCACCTTCGAGCCCGAGAAGGAGATGTTCCTGTGGACGGTGTCGCCGATGGACGCGCCCGACGACGCGGAGCGCGTGGAGATCGAGTTCGAGGAAGGGTACCCTGTTTCCGTCAACGGGGAACGGCTGGACCCGGCGGAGCTTCTCAAGGCGCTCAACGCCGCCGGCGGCCGGCACGGGGTCGGGCGGGCCGACATCGTGGAGGACCGGCTGGTCGGCATGAAGTCCCGGGGCGTGTACGAGACCCCCGGCGGCACCATCCTGTACGCCGCCCTGAAGGAGCTTGAAGAGCTCACGCTGCACCGGCGCTCCATCGCCCTGAAGGACCTCGTGGCGGACCGGTACGCGGACCTGGTCTACGAGGGGCGCTGGTGGACACCGGAGCGCGAGGCCATCGACGCACTGGTGGATGTGCTCATGCGGCGGGCGACGGGCAGCGTAACGATGGAACTGTACAAGGGGTCGGCGCGCAGCGTGTCGCGCACCAGCCCGAGATCGCTCTACGACGGCGATCTGGCTTCCTTCGGCGAATCCGGCTCCGGCGACTACGATCAAAGCGACGCCGCCGGCTTCATCAGGCTCTTCAGCCTTTCACTGGAATACCCGGAGGCGGGGGAGTGA
- a CDS encoding TonB-dependent receptor encodes MSTSSQDPPIPRLPALSRRWFPRGLPLILALTWFALDPTSQPAEAQGLYFNPGSPLEAGLVQRVFVGPHFTDAFGGSLLPLSWDHEQWIRLSFPFGLEPPSRGDSTGTEGTFFGGGRALAGARFRHADRVGGGSLFEASGHYLRGTDWPFADPVEERLRATSALLPARDDQLERWGAGVRYDLGPDDPDGWVFEGGLDRLRGNQLTELGAAYARSWTRWHGQARYRRGRLSADAVVRGRGAGEAVFYRTAGDIEDRSLFFGGRIGHSARLAGRHNLRYGLDVRGVRPSTNGTVTGVYEDADGILVAGGYLDSVIRISSRLDLAAILQLERHSRVDGLGVSPFASLIFRPADGHRLLANAARVSFMPSADHLLLDVGAGRMTAGVLIYDILARGVPEGGFTFNDRCPGGFGGMCMRSPLAPGERLPADPAVLWNTLVEIAAASDPMALRPLRPFFRDPEPGELLPRLLLFNQKEWAAGRPPFLGEEVLGRPIGVDPVDPLEPSIINSLSLQYRIEVEGRGRVSAALGRSSIDNFIGPLRVETPTVFFEPESTRAFIEKRVEPMVRLGIVYPELRDLLIHDLTNLVLELPVGTIMPDQVTTPGLLLTYRNYGRVDFWTAGLSAEVSLTPALSLEGTHAHISEQCFDFVASTATDCSDLEDISLNLPKTKSSFSIRYEGAGPGYSAEARMRRQRGFYANAGVYAGDVEGYTVLDAQVRFPVPGLPRASAALTGTNLLDDGHQEFIGAPEIGRLVVASLTYAFR; translated from the coding sequence ATGTCGACCTCCTCGCAGGACCCGCCCATCCCGCGACTCCCGGCGCTTTCCCGACGCTGGTTCCCGCGAGGACTCCCGCTCATCCTTGCGCTGACATGGTTCGCCCTTGACCCGACGTCGCAGCCGGCCGAGGCCCAGGGTCTGTATTTCAACCCCGGATCACCCCTCGAGGCCGGGCTTGTGCAGCGGGTGTTCGTGGGGCCCCACTTCACGGACGCGTTCGGGGGCAGCCTTCTGCCGCTGAGCTGGGACCACGAGCAGTGGATCCGGCTCTCGTTCCCATTCGGCCTCGAGCCTCCCTCCCGAGGCGACTCCACGGGTACCGAGGGAACGTTCTTCGGCGGTGGGCGGGCGCTCGCGGGTGCGCGGTTCCGGCACGCCGACCGGGTCGGGGGCGGGTCGCTGTTCGAAGCCTCGGGCCACTACCTGCGCGGCACCGACTGGCCGTTCGCGGACCCGGTCGAGGAGCGGCTGCGCGCGACCAGTGCGCTCCTCCCGGCGCGCGACGACCAGCTGGAGCGATGGGGCGCCGGCGTCCGCTACGACCTGGGGCCAGACGACCCCGACGGCTGGGTCTTCGAGGGTGGCCTGGACCGCCTGCGCGGCAACCAGCTCACCGAACTCGGCGCCGCCTACGCCCGCAGCTGGACCCGCTGGCACGGGCAGGCGCGCTACCGCCGGGGCCGCCTGTCGGCCGACGCCGTGGTGCGCGGACGGGGAGCGGGGGAGGCCGTGTTCTACCGCACCGCCGGGGACATCGAGGACCGGTCGCTCTTCTTCGGCGGCCGCATCGGCCACTCGGCCCGCCTCGCCGGCCGGCACAACCTTCGCTACGGCCTGGATGTCCGCGGCGTGCGTCCCTCCACGAACGGCACGGTGACCGGCGTCTACGAAGACGCGGACGGCATCCTGGTCGCCGGAGGCTACCTCGACTCCGTCATCCGCATCTCCAGCCGGCTGGACCTGGCCGCGATCCTGCAACTCGAACGACATTCCCGTGTCGACGGCCTCGGCGTCTCGCCCTTCGCCAGCCTGATCTTCCGCCCCGCGGACGGGCACCGGCTCCTCGCCAACGCCGCGCGCGTCTCGTTCATGCCCTCCGCCGATCATCTCCTCCTGGATGTCGGCGCGGGGAGAATGACGGCCGGCGTGCTCATCTACGACATCCTGGCACGCGGCGTCCCCGAAGGCGGCTTCACCTTCAACGACCGCTGCCCCGGAGGCTTCGGGGGCATGTGCATGCGCTCGCCGCTCGCGCCCGGCGAGAGGCTGCCGGCGGATCCGGCGGTGCTCTGGAATACGCTGGTGGAGATCGCGGCAGCCAGCGATCCCATGGCGCTGCGACCGCTGCGGCCGTTCTTCAGGGACCCCGAACCGGGCGAACTCCTTCCCCGGCTCCTCCTCTTCAATCAGAAGGAGTGGGCGGCCGGCCGGCCCCCCTTCCTGGGAGAGGAGGTCCTGGGCCGCCCCATCGGCGTCGACCCCGTCGATCCGCTCGAGCCCAGCATCATCAACTCGCTGTCGCTGCAGTACCGGATCGAGGTGGAAGGCCGCGGCCGCGTCTCGGCGGCGCTCGGGCGGTCCTCCATCGACAACTTCATCGGCCCCCTCCGGGTCGAGACCCCGACCGTCTTCTTCGAGCCCGAATCCACGCGCGCGTTCATCGAGAAGCGCGTGGAGCCGATGGTCAGGCTGGGGATCGTCTATCCCGAACTGCGGGACCTTCTGATTCACGATCTTACCAACCTGGTGCTGGAGCTCCCGGTCGGAACGATCATGCCGGACCAGGTGACGACCCCGGGCCTGCTGCTTACCTACCGAAACTACGGCAGGGTCGACTTCTGGACCGCCGGCCTCTCGGCGGAGGTCTCGCTTACGCCCGCGCTCTCGCTCGAGGGCACGCACGCGCACATCAGCGAGCAGTGCTTCGATTTCGTGGCGAGTACCGCGACCGACTGCTCGGACCTGGAGGACATCTCCCTGAATCTGCCGAAGACGAAAAGCAGCTTTTCGATTCGCTATGAGGGCGCGGGCCCGGGCTATTCCGCGGAGGCGCGCATGCGACGCCAGCGCGGCTTCTACGCCAACGCCGGCGTCTATGCCGGGGACGTGGAGGGGTACACGGTGCTCGACGCCCAGGTGCGCTTTCCGGTTCCGGGTCTGCCGCGCGCCAGTGCGGCGCTCACCGGCACCAACCTCCTCGACGACGGTCACCAGGAGTTCATCGGGGCACCCGAGATCGGCCGCCTGGTGGTGGCCAGCCTCACCTACGCCTTCCGTTGA
- a CDS encoding threonine/serine dehydratase, with protein sequence MHRTPVLSSRRLSRQAGIPLRLKMESLQKTGSFKVRGALNKVLVAGRAARRGVVTVSAGNHAQALAWAAGCVDVPCAVVMPAGASETKARASAGYGAEVVIADDVHQAFALAESLARDRGMLFTHPFDDPAVIAGHGTTGIEFAEQAVDLDVVVVPVGGGGLIAGVAAAVKRLRPELRIYGVEPHGAAAMSESLRIGRPARLERVASVADGLAPPMAGDITYRHVRALVDDVVRVSDAEITAAVRALAETAKMVVEPAGAAGVAALLCGRIPDVGAGPAGAIVSGGNVDSSLLAEILAPERARGTASP encoded by the coding sequence CTGCACCGGACCCCGGTGCTGTCGTCCCGGCGCCTGAGCAGACAAGCGGGCATCCCGCTTCGGTTGAAGATGGAGAGCCTGCAGAAGACCGGCTCCTTCAAGGTGCGCGGGGCGCTCAACAAGGTGCTGGTCGCCGGTCGGGCGGCTCGGCGCGGAGTGGTTACGGTGTCGGCCGGGAACCACGCGCAAGCGCTGGCGTGGGCGGCGGGATGCGTGGATGTGCCATGCGCCGTGGTCATGCCCGCGGGCGCCTCCGAGACCAAGGCGCGCGCGAGCGCCGGCTATGGCGCCGAGGTGGTGATCGCCGACGACGTGCACCAGGCCTTCGCGCTGGCGGAGTCGCTGGCGCGCGACCGGGGAATGCTCTTCACCCACCCGTTCGACGACCCGGCCGTCATCGCCGGCCACGGCACCACCGGGATCGAGTTCGCCGAGCAGGCCGTGGATCTGGACGTGGTGGTGGTGCCGGTGGGGGGCGGCGGGCTGATCGCCGGGGTGGCCGCGGCGGTGAAGCGCCTGCGCCCGGAACTCCGCATCTACGGCGTGGAACCGCATGGGGCCGCGGCTATGTCCGAGAGCCTGCGCATCGGGCGGCCGGCCCGTCTGGAGCGCGTCGCCTCGGTTGCCGACGGGCTCGCCCCACCCATGGCGGGCGACATCACCTACCGGCATGTGCGCGCCCTGGTGGACGACGTCGTGCGGGTGAGCGACGCCGAGATCACAGCGGCCGTGCGCGCGCTCGCCGAGACCGCCAAGATGGTGGTGGAGCCCGCCGGGGCGGCCGGCGTGGCCGCGCTCCTGTGCGGGCGTATCCCCGACGTGGGCGCCGGCCCCGCGGGAGCGATCGTCTCGGGCGGCAACGTGGACTCGAGCCTGCTGGCGGAGATCCTCGCCCCGGAGCGCGCGCGGGGTACCGCATCGCCCTGA
- a CDS encoding class II glutamine amidotransferase — protein sequence MPVRPIVFGGSHTLVRQSYDAREMGHGIHNADGYGVGWYHGGRPVRIREARPIWHDPDLEDVLSSVRSSCSLALVRSASPGIPLDRGEVAPFMFERWSFGLNGYVRKFHTHAMRALRSTLPDELYIQIRGTSDTETLFLLAIAEVWKGASPGTALARAAERAGSLDVRCKLNMILADGRNLAVIRTSNFDETNSLYFARRHPLAPGGTLIASERLDEDGEWQVVPPHSVIEVTEAGEPRITEVDALLRGRTLSPVGAGGGGAG from the coding sequence ATGCCCGTCCGCCCGATCGTGTTCGGGGGAAGCCACACGCTCGTGCGGCAGAGCTATGACGCAAGGGAGATGGGCCACGGGATCCACAACGCGGACGGGTATGGCGTTGGCTGGTATCACGGCGGACGCCCGGTGCGGATTCGCGAAGCGCGCCCCATCTGGCACGACCCGGACCTCGAGGACGTGCTCTCGTCCGTGCGTTCGTCGTGTTCGCTGGCCCTCGTGCGGAGCGCGAGCCCGGGCATTCCGCTGGACCGGGGGGAGGTGGCCCCGTTCATGTTCGAGCGCTGGTCCTTCGGCCTGAACGGATACGTGCGCAAGTTCCACACGCACGCGATGCGCGCACTGCGCTCGACGCTGCCGGACGAACTCTACATACAGATCCGGGGGACATCCGACACGGAGACCCTCTTCCTGCTGGCGATCGCGGAGGTTTGGAAGGGGGCGTCGCCCGGAACGGCGCTGGCGCGGGCCGCGGAGCGCGCGGGCTCGCTGGACGTGCGCTGCAAGCTCAACATGATCCTGGCCGACGGGCGGAATCTCGCCGTGATCCGCACCTCGAACTTCGACGAGACCAACTCGTTGTACTTCGCCCGCCGGCATCCGCTCGCTCCCGGGGGCACGCTGATCGCCTCGGAGCGGCTGGATGAGGATGGGGAATGGCAGGTCGTGCCGCCCCACTCGGTGATCGAGGTCACGGAGGCAGGCGAGCCGCGGATCACGGAAGTGGATGCACTGCTGCGGGGACGGACGCTGTCGCCTGTCGGCGCGGGCGGGGGCGGGGCGGGTTAG
- a CDS encoding thioredoxin domain-containing protein, with translation MSEFTTLRCAFCRSLNRIGLAEARTGPKCASCSRPILIDRPVKVEAEDFEATVLGAGVPVLADFYADWCGPCKLVVPLLDEIAAAERGRLLVVKVDSDRSPEPCQRYAIRSVPTILLFRDGEEIGRSLGFEPEVIRGFVREAVGAEASA, from the coding sequence TTGAGCGAGTTCACCACACTGAGATGCGCGTTCTGCCGCTCCCTCAACCGGATTGGCCTTGCCGAAGCCCGCACCGGGCCGAAGTGCGCGAGTTGCTCGCGGCCCATCCTCATCGATCGACCCGTCAAGGTCGAGGCCGAGGACTTCGAGGCCACCGTGCTCGGAGCGGGCGTGCCGGTGCTCGCGGACTTCTACGCGGACTGGTGCGGTCCCTGCAAGCTGGTCGTGCCCCTCCTGGACGAGATCGCGGCGGCGGAGCGGGGAAGGCTGCTGGTTGTGAAGGTCGACAGCGACCGCTCGCCAGAGCCGTGCCAGCGCTACGCCATCCGCAGCGTGCCGACCATCCTGCTGTTCCGGGACGGGGAGGAGATCGGCCGCAGCCTCGGCTTCGAGCCGGAGGTGATTCGCGGGTTCGTCCGCGAGGCCGTGGGAGCCGAGGCCAGCGCCTAG